The genomic stretch TTCTGCCTCCAGCGTACAGTGCAATAGGTCCAGTAGCCGGTGCTATATTGGCCCTCTGTCTCGTGGTAGGCTTTGCTATGTATTGCTACCGTCAGAATAGCGACCAGAGTGGAGCATCTGATCAACTATACGACGACTTGGTAGCGGATCCTTGTAATGGACTACCACTGTCCCGTTTCGACATCGAAGATCACAATCCCCCGGACGATTGTGACATCAGCCGTACGAGTGCCAAGCAGAACCTGTTACTGAACGGCCAAAACAATGCCAATTATGTGATCTTTCCAAACGTGACATCACCTTACCAAATGTCTTCCAATTATCGGCGACCGAATGCCGGCTCTTCGGATCACGGTTACTCAACTATGACGCATCACGAAGAATCTGAACACTTATGCCTATCGAATGCGGAACCAGTGGCTCCGAATGCTTCGGGCAAACGCATGTCAATGTCCGACTCGGCTTCGATCAACACGTCTGTTTCAAGTCCTTACAGCAACCATCAGAACTTTCTGGCTTTGTCGTCTACTAAAGGTCAACCGTACCAGCCGGTCAATGGGGCAGATGATCTAGACCAGCAACAACAGAAGTTCATTGATCCTACGCAGACGGTTCTGCCCTCACCAACGTCGGTCTCTCGAACGGGCATCTATGGGGCTGGACATCACATTCTCGTTCCGGTTACAGTTCATCGGAACATGGATGTTTCCTAACGAACCGTGATAGGTTATTTGTAAATTATACATTTTACTGTAGGAGGAACGTGTGCAGAATATCTGTCTATACTTGTTCTTGGTGTagagaacttttttttatcggaGGCAGGCTTTTAACAATCGATAGATATTACGGGTTCCTGTAAGATAAAGGTAAGTGCAGCAAGTTCCCGTTTATTGTCATATTCAATGTACCTTATAGATTTCCCCCCTAAACGAACCAATATCGTTCGTTCGAACAAGTAATCCAGCAGAAATGTTTATCGGACATTGTCTTTTCTTTTAAATCTTACACGCGTTATAGATTGATCTATTATATTTTCTAATTACTCCCAGTGGTGGCTCGATGTTAATCTTTTTCCCACCCTCTTATGACTGTTGACTGATTGTTGGAATAATAAGCATTTTAAAGCATAGGCCATTTTAATCCCACTGTAATCCTGACCGGCTATTGCCACAGCATTAATTTTAGCGCAACGAACAACATGCCATTTGTAGAGATTTCTATATGCAACAAGCGGATGGCTAAACGTACcctttacatttttaaacagaaaaaaacatcaaaagtgTTTGTTAGAGGCACTAAACGGTAACCAGCAATGCAATATTGACCGCAAACTAAGAGTGATAGTTTCTCTTAACAGACTGATAAATGATTTACACCAGCCCCAAAACTAGCACCTAAACTATCACTGTGCAAACTAGagagaaaaaacaaaacaacgaaTTCAATTGGTCTTCTTCGTCAATTAAAAAATGCAGGAACATTTGCGCATTCGTTCTAAAACTCATGTTTTTTAGAACACCAACCCGCCCTTAGaacaaatttatcaatgaagGAGAATACTTTGTATGTAAGGTTAACAACCAATTTGCCAAGTTGTATAAGCTTTACCCAGTTTAATAGATTTAAGTTGATACTAGATACTTAACAGGCAAGATGGTAGATAACTGTTAGTTGCTCTATCGATGAGAGGATGCTACCTAAAGCAAGCTGTAAatgtttaattttcaatatcaccTTGAATACGGCAGCTATGTTTACTTATGCGGCAGTATTTCCCCTATTTAGGTTAGCGTTAACTTATAACAAattaatgtattttattttaaaatgaactaataaaatatcaaaaatgcaaTAAATGTTAAAAGCTCGCAAAAAAAGTATgcatttcatttttatatttattattattgaaCCAAAAATCAAATACTGGTTGGTTGATACCAGCAGTACAACCCTTACTAGTTAGCATAGAATAGACCCCCGCGTGGTTCAgggcataatgcccagcaactcctaccTAAtttccacgtggtaccgactgggataggAGCAACTATAAAATgcagtgtctcgccagctacctCAAAGTCGGTAGTCCCGTTGTGAGACTCCGCAGCACTACGCCAAAATGCCAAAAACATGCATGCcaaaaaacaaaacacttcAAACACTCAAGAAATAAATAACGCAACGACCAGGTGAAGAAACAAGGGCGACGATAAGAAGTATGGTACCTACATAGAACTGTAGATCACTGAACGTCGCGTGTGGCGAGCGGATCCTGTTgaatcagctagaaccccgcaacTTCGAAaacgttgcgctccaggagctttgtcggaaaggagagaaggtacgaaGGTTGTGTGGCCGCCAAGCACAGTACCACCAGAGCGGCGTGGTCCGAGGAAAATTCAAAtgatgaggaaaattttcatacgtgtcaccttTAGAAGGGTGACATCCTTGAGAATAATTACCAATTAGGTGGAGGTCGAGGTGAAACCCTCGAAATTTATATTGCTCTTAATAGTAGGTACACTGTAATTAAATGccacgattacttcaagtgtttttgcacttgactcgATTCGTAACGTCACACTGCaaattgaagtgatttagtgttgatttcacaatgattaacactttctaatgaaatgatcttgcgttgaaaactgttcaatggaaatcaccatcatattataatgaatatctcttgaaTTTGCACCACTgttcaaatcaattgaattacagctgcgattccaattgacaaacgtcaaagacataaaacgaaacaaaaatagtcGCGGTGGCGAAAGGCGCAAGCAGCAAATTTTCCCCGgagattaaaaatttgtttggaagtaagttctattgaatctttgatattaataaaataataataaaacaactctTTTACAGATTCTGAATTCGAATACACCGACACAGCGACAGTGgtcattttgtaatcaaattgaaaacctagaataaaataaaattgaaaaatctaaaataaacagaaaccttttaaatttattgtgatTAGCAGATAATATCCAAATGACCAACATTTTGTATCTCAAACATAAGAATATCAaaaaagatgaacataacaacagaaaatcaagtgatttgctgttgatttcaccgttctttgcattaacatgtttcgaaggattttcttttcactttgaAATGTTCGGCAAGTAGcgcgaattcaacagcaaatcacttcacttcgacgtgaaatttttttacagtgtataatcaaccaatttttcaaaaatgggtagatTTAGCGCAACTGAAAACGAACGTGCTAACACGCAGAAAAAAACACTGTAGAATCAAAAGAAAAGAGAGTTACAAACAAcagcatttttgtttattcggAGGCTTATGCAAAATTATTATTAGAATAACCAGGGCTTGCTGTTATTTTAACAATATGCGCGATTGTTCACCAATTTTGACAGAACAACCTTCAAATAGAAATATATTTGAGTTGAAGTTTCATTTCCATTGAAACGACAGCGTCCTAACTTGtttcgaccaaaattttatgtttttttttttcgtatttagaAGATACCATGAGACTTGTTCTATTAGATTTACTAAGATCGATAGAAGGAGTTACAAAATTGTTGTTTATGACGTTGTTTGCAGAATTATAGCAATATTTAATCCCAAGTTATTTgcacaaattaattttattattattaactcTGCTATATTGCTTAGCATCTTTATGTTCGGCTTCTCCTCTCATAGTCCACTGATGACGAGGTGTGCCTGAGCATAGTAAAAAAGTAGCGTAATGGGTAATGTTATGATGCTTTGGTTTCAACGTATCATTAAACAATGTTTGGTACTGTGAATGATGAACGAAAATTAAATCCTTCAATGTTGGTACTAAATAACGGGGTATTTTACGTAacatgaaaaaataacatattttcaataaaacacaGAAATAATGCCAAACTTTATCGTCTTTAGGTATTAACTCTCCAATTATTagaggaaaaaagttataaacgtTTTATTCTCACTCGCTGTCATTTTTAACTTTCCCTTTATAATGCTAAAATCCTTTACATCATTCGGTATGTTACCAGAGCTCAGGTTTCCAAAAACGAACGTGTTTTTTCTAAAGTTAAGTTCCTCGagagtaaatatttttttttatctttatgaAATAATTTAAGCAGTGTCCTAATACATATACGCAAATGCCTTCCCATACACCGTGCATCAAATCGAAATAAACATTATTTATTATGTGATATGATGGAATACGGTTGAAAATACTTTCTCGCTTTATCCCGGTCACCGATGTGTCATTAACTTTTATATCTTCTGCATAACTTTCAATTGTCCGGAAACTGTTCTCGTATTCAATACAATCAGTTTCTCTTTCCTGACGATTCCGCTTGCACATCCTACAATAGAAGTTGGCCCGAACGGATTCAACTAAATCAAGTACTCCAGAAAGTCCAAGGTTATCACCAGTTATAAAAGCcaacataaaattaattttcattgtGCTGTTCCTGTAGTTGATTTCAATACCGTCTGTCTCTAGTTCAGTTAGCATGTCAATGAGACTAAAAAATAAATCGTCATTTGCATATCGTTTTCTATCTTCTGTTAAAATGAATCCGGCTACATGCATGTTGGCAAGTTTCGCTAGTAAATAACCTGGCAGGCTAGGAATATAATAATATATCCCACAGATAGAGGTTCGAGTGGCGTGAGGCGAAGCGGTGTCTCCTGTTGTGAAatcatcgaaaaataaattcaatggTAGCACTATATTTGCGCCCACGTTGGATTTGAGATTGTTAACTCTCTCCTGCCAAATTGTACCATCTACGAGACTGCGGATATAACCATCACTAGAAGGCTCGaggtatttcaaaattgtttccaAAACATTTTCAGCTTCGAGATATTTTTTCATGTGAAACTTGATAGGCATCAATAAACCTGAAATTAAATTTACATCAAAATATCCATGAGCTCAAATAACTAGCTAAGTCATATTTAAATTTATGGTATAGTAAATCTTACCAGTTACGGAATCATTGCTGATTTCTTGTTTGTTTTGCGACACGCCTGCACGTACTTCGTTACTAATTAAAAATTCTCTGGGTTCCATTAACAAGTCATATCGTTTGAGTATTCCAACACATTTGTGTTCAGAGTTAAGGTCATCAAACATATTAAAGATTTGTTCAAATATCTGTTTTCCTTCGGAGGCAATATACCCAATCGACGACATTGTAATAATAATCGCCCTTAACTGACGTAATATATTTTGattaaaatcattttgaaattcagaaACAGTTTTCCTAGAAACCGTGGGCATGCTCAACCATTTAGGGTTCACACCGGGTATCACATTTTCCACTTGCTCTGTTAGAGCAGCAGGATCGATTACGTCAATTTTATTCAAACCTTCTTCTAATGATGTCAATGGTGTTTTGCTTCGAATCATTTGATCTGCTCCTGCGGTCGATGACTTGAGTTCGGCATTTGAATTAGAAACACTGTTTGTGACTTCTTTGACGTTTTCTTTCGAAGCAATGTGGTTTGGGATTGATATTTTCTCTTCAGCGGTGGTAAAGTGTTTCTTAAAGTGTCTATTGAATGATGCTCTTATATTGTAGCTCCTCGTGCAATTGTCGATGTTGCATCGAAAACATTGTATGTTGCTATGCATGTTGTTAATATGGCAGTTAGAATCGATGCAGTGATGTTGTCTGCCACATGCAGTGCTCTACAATGCATGAGATCATTTTTCGTAGATTCTATTGCCTATCGCTAAACGTAACG from Wyeomyia smithii strain HCP4-BCI-WySm-NY-G18 chromosome 3, ASM2978416v1, whole genome shotgun sequence encodes the following:
- the LOC129729543 gene encoding uncharacterized protein LOC129729543 isoform X1; translated protein: MHSNIQCFRCNIDNCTRSYNIRASFNRHFKKHFTTAEEKISIPNHIASKENVKEVTNSVSNSNAELKSSTAGADQMIRSKTPLTSLEEGLNKIDVIDPAALTEQVENVIPGVNPKWLSMPTVSRKTVSEFQNDFNQNILRQLRAIIITMSSIGYIASEGKQIFEQIFNMFDDLNSEHKCVGILKRYDLLMEPREFLISNEVRAGVSQNKQEISNDSVTGLLMPIKFHMKKYLEAENVLETILKYLEPSSDGYIRSLVDGTIWQERVNNLKSNVGANIVLPLNLFFDDFTTGDTASPHATRTSICGIYYYIPSLPGYLLAKLANMHVAGFILTEDRKRYANDDLFFSLIDMLTELETDGIEINYRNSTMKINFMLAFITGDNLGLSGVLDLVESVRANFYCRMCKRNRQERETDCIEYENSFRTIESYAEDIKVNDTSVTGIKRESIFNRIPSYHIINNVYFDLMHGVWEGICVYVLGHCLNYFIKIKKNIYSRGT
- the LOC129729543 gene encoding uncharacterized protein LOC129729543 isoform X2; this encodes MHSNIQCFRCNIDNCTRSYNIRASFNRHFKKHFTTAEEKISIPNHIASKENVKEVTNSVSNSNAELKSSTAGADQMIRSKTPLTSLEEGLNKIDVIDPAALTEQVENVIPGVNPKWLSMPTVSRKTVSEFQNDFNQNILRQLRAIIITMSSIGYIASEGKQIFEQIFNMFDDLNSEHKCVGILKRYDLLMEPREFLISNEVRAGVSQNKQEISNDSVTGLLMPIKFHMKKYLEAENVLETILKYLEPSSDGYIRSLVDGTIWQERVNNLKSNVGANIVLPLNLFFDDFTTGDTASPHATRTSICGIYYYIPSLPGYLLAKLANMHSH